A part of Oncorhynchus masou masou isolate Uvic2021 chromosome 30, UVic_Omas_1.1, whole genome shotgun sequence genomic DNA contains:
- the LOC135522844 gene encoding transcription factor 24-like — translation MVGRQTIRMDSGNGPVTVMDESPTSSPSPSPDMLTTDSRRPEALQLSRVVQAGGLCGRGRPAATNAARERSRVQTLRSAFLELQRTLPSVPPDTKLSKLDVLILATTYIAHLTQTLQEEGMDEGDSTRQTEALRSLKGDGYLHPVKKWPMRSRLYVGASGQFLNNSKQTEHRGESSSTSRT, via the exons ATGGTTGGAAGACAGACGATCCGCATGGATAGTGGAAATGGCCCAGTGACAGTTATGGATGAGAGTCCCACatctagccccagccccagtcctgaCATGCTGACCACCGACAGTCGGCGTCCAGAGGCCCTGCAGCTCTCCAGGGTGGTCCAGGCCGGTGGGCTCTGTGGCAGAGGACGGCCGGCAGCAACCAACGCAGCGCGGGAGAGGAGTCGAGTGCAGACCCTGAGAAGCGCGTTCCTGGAGTTACAGAGGACTCTGCCGTCGGTGCCACCGGACACCAAACTGTCCAAGCTCGACGTGTTGATTTTGGCCACCACGTACATTGCCCATCTGACTCAGACCTTGcaagaggaagggatggatgagGGAGATAGCACTAGACAAACAGAGGCCTTACGCTCGCTGAAAGGTGATGGTTACCTGCACCCTGTGAAA AAGTGGCCGATGCGATCCAGGTTATACGTCGGAGCCAGCGGTCAGTTTCTGAACAATTCAAAACAGACAGAACATCGAGGTGAATCATCGTCAACCTCAAGGACATAA